The Paraburkholderia hospita region AAATCGGGACTTTACGAAGAGTTGCGCGACAGCGTGGGCGAAAGAATGACAAGCTTGTTGAGCGACGCGCCGCTTTGTCATGCAGATCCGGCGCGCCGCGAGGGGTCCAACCGCATAGCCTCGGTCTAGCGAGACTTCCGAGACGACTTTACCAAGGGGTTGCGCAATCGTTCCGAACTCAACTCCCTTGGTAAATATCACAAGACAATCCGACGACACATCGCCCGCCATTCCTTCCTCGCCCACTTCCACTCGATCCACCTGGCTGAGCACCGACCGAATCGTATTCATAGCGATTCATCGAACTGGCAGGCTGTGCCATTTGTGGTTGAGACATCGTAGCGGCGGGCGCCATTTGTGGGACGGCGCTTCCAGATGGCTGTTGCGATGTCTGCGAATACGCCAAGCCCGTGACGGCAGACAATGCAGTAGCCACCAATAATGAAGCAAAAGGAACTCTCATTTCTGCACCTTTATCGAGAATGCAATTCGAGTCTATCCAATCAGGACGACGAATCGAAATACATTGATTTGAATGAACAACAGACTTTCGGTTGCCGATCGCAGAAAGGGAAGCCTGTTACGGTGAGGCTCGTAATACACCGCCTCCAGCACGATGCCGCAAAGAACGATCAATGGCGGCACGTGCGGATAACAGCGTGAGTTTCTGTTATTGAAGGCATCCTCTGAAGAGGTGGCAGGGGCACATGTTTAAGGACGCGCCTTTTCTTGTCCTCCAGTTATAGACCTGTCCTCAGAGGAAATCCAGCGGCGAGCATAGCCGTGCCAGCTCTGCTTGCTACGTCGCGCAAGACATTGGCGAGAGCGCGGCAAACATGTCGATAGCCGGACGGTGACCTTTCATTCATGACGAGTCCGTAAGTGTGCGACTTCGGAATATGGCTTGTGCCAGCGGATGCGCATTGAAACGCCATCTGGACCGAAGCGGATATGTGCAAGGGATCTGCCAGGAATCAATCGGCAGGGTTGACTCTGATCACCTACATTGGTACTGCATGCCCGCGTCCCGCCATTCACTCATTGGAGTTCGATCATGAACTGCAACCCCGCCGATACCGCAGTAGTGTTTATCGATCCACAGAACGACGTGTTGAGCCCCACAGGCAAAAACTGGGGCGCCGTTGGTGCAAGTGTGACGGAAAATCAAACAGTCGAAAACATGGTGAAAATCTTCAAGGCAGCGAAAGCAGCGAAGTTCAGCGTGTTCATCTCCCCACACTATTTCTATCCGACCGACCGTGCGTGGACATTCAACGGCCCACTGGAGGCAGACGAGTTTGCAACGGGCACGTTCGCACGAACGGGTGCGCTGAACCTGAGCGGTTTCGAGAAATCGGGTGCTGACTGGCTGGACGAGTTCAAACCGTTTATCGAGGACGGCGAGACTATTGTAGTGAGCCCGCACAAGGTTTTCGGACCGCAGACAAATGACCTGACGCTGCAACTTCGAAAGCGTAACGTGCAGAAAGTCGTGCTGGGCGGGATGCTCGCCAACATGTGTGTCGAGTCTCACCTGCGCGACCTGATCGAGCAGGGTTTCGAAGTCTCCGTCGTCGCCGACGCTACGGCGGGGCCGCGTCATCCGACCTGGGGCGATGGCTATAAGGCGGCGTTGATCAACTATGCGTTTCTAGCGCATGCAGTTGTCAGGACCCAGGATGTCGTGGACTCGATGACGCGAAGATAGCTGCGACGCGAGCCGCCCGACATTCAAAAGATTCCAGCCATGTTCGGCGCCAGCGGCTGCGTCATCGTGGGGACATTGCTTCGCGGGTCACGAATCGACAGCAGTCCCCGTCCAGGCGATACCGTGGCACACAACGTTCGGCCACTCCACTACGACGCCACCTTGCCGTTGCCGGTCAGGCTGATGGTCGAGCAGCTTCAAGAATCAGTCTGCTGATCTCGTCCGGATGGGAGATCAACGACAGGTGGCTCGACTTGACCTCGATTGTCTTCGCACTCATGCGCTTGGCCATAAAGCGCTGAAGATCGGGATTGATCGTGCGATCTTCCGTGGAAACAGCGTAGTAGCTGGGCTTCGATCGCCATGCGGCGTGAGCCGTCTTCCCCGCCAGCAAGGCCTTGTGGAACGGCTCCTGGACCGCGTACAGCGTCCGCGCCCTCGCTTCCGGAAGGTCGCCCGCGAAGTCGTGCAGGAATGCGGACTCGCTGAGGCGTCCCTCGTCGCCGTCAAAGACAATGCCGGCTGACGCAGGAGGCGTGGGGTAGTTTTTTGCAAGCGCGGGGTAGTCCTCGCCGGCATCCGGCGCGCGCGCCGCCACGTAGACCAGCGCCGAAACGTTCTGATGCACGCCCGTCTCGGTGATGATCATGCCCGCGAAGGAATGCGCAACGAGAACGGTCGGACCATCCTGTCGATCCAGCACACGGGTCACGGAGTCAGCCGCCTCGGACAAGGTCGTCAAAGGATTCTGTACGGCTGTGCAATTCATGCCCGCTGCCTGCAACCGCGCAATGACGTCCAACCAGCATGAGCCATCGGCAAACAGGCCATGCGCGAGCACGACATTGCGCGCTTTCACTTGCGCAGGGGGGATCGCCAGTGCTCGTGCCGACACCAGAGCGCTTGCGGCGCATACCAGCACAGCCGCCGAAAAGGTGCGACGGTCCATAGCCATATACTGAACTCCTTCGCTAAAAGCTTTGTGGCTCAATGGCGATCCCGACGCCGCCGCTACCTGACGGGGCCGCTGAATGATCAGCGTTATCGCCCATTTCGAGGAAGGACCGGGTCTCTGCAGAACCGCCACCGCATGAAGATCGGTCTGTCTCGATAGCAGGTAGTCCGCGCTGAGGTTCAGCCAGCGATAGTGTGCGCCACCGTGCCCACCGACTTTCCGCCGCGCGTATCAGCGTATAAGTATAGGCAGCAGCCAGCCGTAAAGCAGGCGAGGGGTACTGCGGAAAGCATTGTCGGTAGCTGGCAATCCTCTGACATTGACGCTGCCAGGTCCGAACACGTTCGAGGCGGAAAAGGATCAGGCGCAACCGTTTCTTTCCCGTCCTATAAATGACATCCATCATCTATTGTATAAATGATGACCATCATTTATTATCGAGTTGTACCCGAGCCCGCTATCCGGGCTTTTCTTGTGCTCAATCTGACGCCGCTCGCCGGCATAGACGTTTAAATCAAGGAAATTATCATGCCACTTGTACGCATCGATCTTGCAGAAGGCCAATCCGCCGAATATCGCAGCGCCGTCGCCGACGAGGTCTACAAGGCGATGACCACGACGATGAACGTGCCCGCGAATGACCGGTTCATGGTGGTCAACGAGCATAAGCCCGGCGACTTCATCGCCGATCCGGCCTATCTCGGCATCGAGCGCTCGCCTCAGTGCATCATCGTGCAGCTCACGTTGAATGCGGGCCGCGATCTCGCGATCAAAAAAGCCTTCTACAAGGCGCTCAACGATGGCCTTCACGCGCGCGTCGGACTGCGCCGCGAAGACCTGTTCGTTAGTCTCGTCGAAGTGCCGAAAGAGAACTGGTCGTTCGGTAACGGCGAAGCACAATACGCGCAATAAGCGCATGGTCGACGCGCGCTGCCGTAAAGGCAGCGTGCGTCGCACTCACCACGGAGGACGCGGATGCCTCGCGTATCGAGGGAACAAACCGACGAGAACCGCCGGCTGATCGAGGCGGCGTCCGCGCGCCTGTTCAAGGAGCGTGGGCTGAACGGCGTGTCGGTGACCGACATCA contains the following coding sequences:
- a CDS encoding cysteine hydrolase family protein; its protein translation is MNCNPADTAVVFIDPQNDVLSPTGKNWGAVGASVTENQTVENMVKIFKAAKAAKFSVFISPHYFYPTDRAWTFNGPLEADEFATGTFARTGALNLSGFEKSGADWLDEFKPFIEDGETIVVSPHKVFGPQTNDLTLQLRKRNVQKVVLGGMLANMCVESHLRDLIEQGFEVSVVADATAGPRHPTWGDGYKAALINYAFLAHAVVRTQDVVDSMTRR
- a CDS encoding alpha/beta fold hydrolase, giving the protein MAMDRRTFSAAVLVCAASALVSARALAIPPAQVKARNVVLAHGLFADGSCWLDVIARLQAAGMNCTAVQNPLTTLSEAADSVTRVLDRQDGPTVLVAHSFAGMIITETGVHQNVSALVYVAARAPDAGEDYPALAKNYPTPPASAGIVFDGDEGRLSESAFLHDFAGDLPEARARTLYAVQEPFHKALLAGKTAHAAWRSKPSYYAVSTEDRTINPDLQRFMAKRMSAKTIEVKSSHLSLISHPDEISRLILEAARPSA
- a CDS encoding tautomerase family protein; its protein translation is MPLVRIDLAEGQSAEYRSAVADEVYKAMTTTMNVPANDRFMVVNEHKPGDFIADPAYLGIERSPQCIIVQLTLNAGRDLAIKKAFYKALNDGLHARVGLRREDLFVSLVEVPKENWSFGNGEAQYAQ